Genomic window (Drosophila albomicans strain 15112-1751.03 chromosome X, ASM965048v2, whole genome shotgun sequence):
TCAATCAAGTCAATCAAAATGCAACTGCTTCGATATTGGGCTAAATTTGAGTATTGTTGATAAGTAAAGCTCTAATTAAACAGCGATCAGTTTAGATATTTGATTGCTGTCTTATTCTTTATATAGATAATCGAGTAAATCTGTTTATTCAGAGCtcttttattatgttttgtaGTTCAATTGGCGGCATGTGCGACTTATTTCTTGTATCTCCGCAATTCAAGTGCCTATTAAATGGCAATTGTGCCGCAAATTGATACGACGTGACTTTTCAtcaaaaaatgaaagcaactCACTTGAGACGCCCCacagctacacacacacacacacacacacaaacacatcgacacacacacacacacatgggcAAACACACGTGAATAATTGAATCGTCATTCATATGTTTTTCCTTCAGCCTTTCGTCCTCggctgtgtgtgagtgcaacgtccatataaatatagaagTCAAAACCATTTCGGggttaaaatgtaaaaataatttccgcagcaaagttataaaaatacaattgagCAGGCGCCTCTTCAGAAGATGCTCGACTGCTAACTACCCTGTAATTGTTGTAGTTTTACATTCTTTAATGAAAGTCTATATTTTTAGGTTAAggatttatagtatatttttccgTATACTTGgtataattattgaaaagtaGTATGCTTAAACAGTATGTTTTTCATACTTAGTATAATTGTTGTAGTATGCACGAAAAGTATATTTCGAATTCTTAGTATTattgtagtagtagtatatttttctgtatgattattatatagtaatactaacatacatagtatattttggtgtatatttagtataattatagtagtagtatatatgcaaagtattttttggtataatagtattaatagtaaatagtatatttttgtgtatactTAGAATACTTAGTATTATAGTGTAATAGTATGCatgaattgtatatttttgagtttatttagtataattatattatagtaGCATACAttcatagtatattttttatttatttagtattattgcaGTAGTAGTATGTATGAATGGTGTATTTGTGCaaaaatttagtataattatagtatagtagtatgtatttttatacttagTATAATTGTAATagaagtatatttttgtgcatATTCAGTATAATTATTGTACTATTTATACGTACTACTACTATTACAtataattatactaaatataagaAGTATAcacaaattataccaaatatacacatatatagtatttaaatagcATATTTTAGTACAATTTAGTAGATTTATAGTATACTTTAtgaatttagtataattaTCTATAACAGTAGTAGTAtgtataaatagtatatttatgtgcATATTCAGTAtaattatagtaaatatacaaattatactatttagtatatttttagtagatTTTCATAAAGTTGAcgtatgtgcatatgtatattcttgaaataACTAAATACTTTAGAACTTCACATAGTTTCCACTAATTTGTATACGCTGCAAATTGTGAATTGTTTGATGTATATGAGATTTAAGATGCTGATTGTTCAGATATCCCTCAACCAAAATTGAACAGTGGCAAACTGCAAATTGCTCGTTCATCGAACCTTTTTTAAGACTGACTGCAGCTACCCCATTTTTGATGCACAGCAAGTGGAATCCTTGCTGAGCGTCCTTCGGGGTGGTTCCTATCCTTATGTATCCTCATATGCTCGTATGTTTGGCCGCGCCTTGGGCGCTATGGGAAATGAGTGCAAATTCCAATAggaaaaagagaagaagagaaaaagaaaaaaacaattgaggCGTTCGACGAGTCGTCGAGAAGACACGTGAATTTAATCAGGCAACGATGCCCCGTTGCGTCCAGGATATTTCTGTAACGATGATATAAATAGTGATTCcaagagagtgcgagagagagagtaaaatCAACATGATGCTTCTTTTGTCTCGTTAATGGACTTCAACCAACGCCCACTTGAGGAGATGCTTAGCATCGTTGTCTCGCCGCAGCAGGATGATAATGATGAGAGTCCTGTCCATCGCAGATTTAGCGATGCCCCAGAGTGACTTGATCCAAAAGTGCTTGCACGCGCTCGCtcatctctctcgctccctctctctctctctctctccctctttctctctgtggaATGCATTAACGCCACGCTGCGCTTAAAAGCAGGCtacactttatttttaaccTCACTTAACGATCTCAACTTGAGTGCAATTGATAcgcaaaaaaatagaaattaacaacgtgaaacaataaattttacgTTCTCCCTCACTTCGAACTGCAAttcgcattaaaaaaaaaaacaaactgcatCTTGAGACTGGCTGAAGGCTTAATTGCAATGACTTTTTCTGTTGGTATTAAATGtactatttagtatatgaaatataataaatggaCTTAATGTGCTTTTTAGTGAAGTGTACGAAATATACTTAGTATATGAAATAgactaaatatactaagagAACTATTTcgaatgttaaatttataaaatgtgctattaaatatataacatttactatttagtatatgaaatgtactcaatatactaaatgtactatttagtatatgaaatgtaggaaatatactaaattaactatttggtatattatatactaaatgtattaaacacactgaatatactaaatatactaaactaatatttaatatatgaaatttactaaatatacacaatgcactcaaaatatatttaaaatactatttagtatataaaatgtatgaaatgtaagtttactatttatttatttatgaaatacactaaaaataccaaatgtagtagtctaatatttagtatatttattgcatcatttaaatgtagtaaatatactaaatgaactAAGTATGTCAAATGTACgaaattagtatattatatactacaatatatgAAATCTACTAAATATaggaaatgaaatatttcgtATGTTAAATCTACTATTTATTCTAAATGTATActaagtttattatttagtatgttaaatgtactaaatatactaaatgaaatatttagtatattaaatgtactatttagtatataatttatatatagataatatactaattatatttaattatatatgaataGTTTCTTCTGgcacttgatttattttatgcgtatttctattttatttatttttattcgtATAAGATAAAGTGTGATACAGTAAAggatatttaatattaaatacggtcacatttgttatgcttatTATGATATAATATGGGCAAACTTACAACAGActattttattagtttataccagtattttatatatattattcgtATTCTAAGTCgcttacaaaatattgaatattttattggttTCTTCTCgctcttaattttattttattcgtattcgtataaGATAATGTGTGACCATACTACCttgttgtatatgtatgtaagatattttaaactaaatacgatttcttttgttattctAATTATGACACaacacatatttaatatagaatatttgattagtatatacatattagtattttattatgtattttaggGTCacttataaaaatgtattatctTATACAAATAATCTATAATCATAATCCTTATTCCCTGTTCCCTTTCTCGCCCCAGAAATCGAACTATCGAACGATGAGTCGGACATTGACATCGAGGATCGCTCGTCGCCAGACTCGACAGCGAACGGATGCCGAGAACGTGATCGGGATCGGGATCAggagctgttgctgcatcactcgcactcgcactcgcatcactacaaccacaacgacGAGTCGAGCGTAGAGTCCTGCGGCACGGCGACGCCAGGACCTCCAGGAGCAGGATCGAACGCTGGTCTCAgtgcagcggctgctgcagcgggAATGGCAGCTGGACttttggcagcagctgcagccggAGACAATGGCGGCGGACCGGGCGGAGGCGGTGGCAACTTAGGGGGCGCCGGTGGTGGGAGTGGCAGCTATGCGGAGCACAAGCTGCAGCTGAGCAAGAGCGGAAGGAAGCCGCGACGACGACGCACAGCGTTCACGCACGCTCAGCTCGCGTATCTGGAGCGCAAGTTTCGATGCCAAAAGTATCTCAGCGTCGCCGATCGCAGCGATGTCGCTGAAACCCTCAATCTATCGGAGACACAGGTCAAGACCTGGTACCAGAATCGACGGTGAGCTCAAggcatatttacttttatgtatttattaatatttgtgctaatctttatttcatttttttattattcatcgATTCGTTGGTGAGCTCAAggcatataatatttattgatttacttattatttttattgatttctaactttttatttggttGATTATTCTAtcttattgatatttttgcaaatttagtTCATTACTTTtatcatttaacatttttttcattttatcatttatcaaattattgatttttgctttttcgaatatttttatttattggttaaacttattttttctttcttttttatacatacatatgtatacttatttttaacttttttacttAGTTGCTTAGTCTAtgattaatcaattttatttatatttgcgcaaatttaattatatgtaaatacatacatattttttatttgatcatAGAATCAAAATATTGCTTTTCATAATgttcttatttataaatttacttattatattcacattttataaatttagatgattataattttaatgtctTACTATGCGAAAATTGTATTCGattcttaaattgaatttgctttcaacattttcttaaCTTTATCCTTACCTGAAACGTTTTCCGTACTCTctcaatttcttatttattatttatttaagttgaaTTCATAGTGAAATTTTCGTTAACGTTTGCCTTCGTTTTTCTAACTCTTATTTATTACTATCATTTATCGAATAACgtatcaatttattaaatataatttgctaACTTAAATTTGTAATCGAAATTTCCTTAAAGTTTTCCTAAGTTGAATTCGTAATGGTATTTTCGTTAATTTTCCTTGTTatcttatttatattattaatcaacttgaatttgttgtgcaaacatctttcactttttttgaatttgtgaATTTCGTTAACGTTTTCCTTACTTAGCttctgtttcttttatttattataattatttatggaATGATGTATTAATGTAGCTAAATTTTTTCGTTAGCGTTTTCCTTACTAaaactttgcttttctttatttcttatttattactaTTCTTGAAATTTccttaaacatttttcttagCTGAATTTGTTTCGGATTTTTCGTTAACGTTTTCCTTAGTACAACTCTTCTTCTTTATCtcatatttattgttattatttatcaaaTGATGTGTTAATGTATTAATTCTTATTGTAATTTCCTTAACCTATTTTCTTAGCTATGTATATTTGTaacttaattttctttaacGTTTTCCATACTACAACTTTTCGcgacttttatttatttgtataatttataaacttttatttattatgcaaaaattgttcacgtttttctaaatttgttgTAGAATTTTCGTTAAGGTTTTCCATACTAAAACTTCgattctctctctttatcttatttattactattatttatcGAATGATATTTGAATGGTTTAAGTTGAATTTAGTTACGTTATCCTTAACTGAATTTGTAGTAGAATTTTCGTTAACGTTTTCCACACTAAAACTTCACAtttatctttctttctttctctctcgatGCAGCACCAAATGGAAGCGACAGAATCAACTGCGTTTGGAGCAGCTTCGTCATCAGGCCACGCTTGAGAAGGACTTTGTGGTGCAGGAGAATGGCGGGGGCGGAGGCGGGGGGCTCGGTTGCTGCCCCAGCGGCTTGTCCAGTTCGTTCAGcgccgctgcagctgcggcagctgcGGCAAGCAATCCGTGCAACTTCTTGACCTcggctgctgcggcggcaATATTCCGCAACGTTGGCTACGTTCACGGCTGTCCCATGTAGACAGCCGCATCCCTCCCCCTCCACCTCCCTCTCCACCTCTCACCTGGCCaatgcttgccacatgccacatgctgcatgccacattGAGTCGACGCCTCTCCACAAACGCTTGCCTATGTAAATAATCgatttaattgtttatcttctttttttttggactttcATCGTGCAATCAAAGCTGATCTGCCCCCCgcctcttccctctctctccctcccttcTATCCCATTAACAGCGAACTTAGGTTTAGTCAAATTAACTgtaatatacacacacacacacacacacacactcaatgAGAATTGTAAACACCACGCACTATgtaaaaggtttttttttttggtgaaaaataaaaattggattGCATATTTGATAAAGTTCGTTATGAAAATGAAGACGAGTGAAAATTATTTGGAAATTGTAAAgggaatatttattttcttatataaaatacttgcAAAGTCTTCAAGTATATACTTCATTATAATAAGCTGAAGAAGCTACTTCGAttggcattaaaaaaattgattaaatcatttttttgtttttccaaaatttttgtTAAGGGGGAAGCATGAAAAATTGgccaaaaattgaaaatgtccTTGTAactcggccatttgaaggactaTCGCAATGTCCTTTGTCATACAGTTAGCGCCTGTAGCATAAATCatgaatacattttcaaaagCACGAATATCCTTTTGGCAACAAAGTTATAAGGACTTTTTTGTACAAAGAAATTTGGCTATAATTCGGCTATATCCTTGCTGATCCTGACCGGTTCTTTGTCAATCAACTACTATTAACAAGGACTACAAACTGGCCAAAGGACATCCGAATCGTCCTTGTAGTTTCCGAGTTATCAAggattttccaattttataACGCTTTCTTACCTATTTTTGCTCACctgtaaaaacaaatttacaagtgtttttttgcaaaaattgtagtatacttttcagcgctttttatggaaaattcatgcAAAAAATTTGTCAAGGGGAATGCATGAAAAACTGGccaaaaattcgaaaatccTGCGTAACTCGgtcatttgaaggacgattgCGATGTCCTTTGACATGCAGTTAGCTTTTGTTGCATAAATCatgaatacattttcaaaagGATGAATATCCTTTTGGCAACAAAGTCataaggacttttttgtttagaGAAAATAGGCTATAACTCCGCCATATCCTTTTCGATCCTGACCGGTCCTGTGCCAATCAACTTCTATTGACAAGGACTATTAGTTGACCAAAGGACATGTGGATCGTCCTTACGGTTCTCGAGTTATCTAGGATTCTTAAACTTTCAGGTGATTTTTGAGCCCAgcgcaaaatacaaaaaatgttgcctacttttaggggTTCGCTTTTTAATTggaataaattcaattgaattgtgattgcatttaatttgcgcAGCTTACCTTGacattttaaagtattaaGGCATACTTTTAGATACTTAccttatttttataatgtttcTTATAACTGATTTTGTGTTACCCTAAGGCAAATTTATCAAGTTACATTGGAAAAACAGCTTTTGAAAAACTGTTTCAATTTATAAAGTCTTTTATTTgcgtttatttctttttatttatacatttttacaGTACATTTTGTTCGTTTGCTTAAGTATGAAGTTAGATTTAGTTGCCACAgttgcaaatttaaagttaGTTTAATAAAGTATTGTTTTAAAATCTATGATAAATATGTTGTTATGGTATAATTATGAGTTTTCCctgaaaattgttgttatgGTATTTTATTGCTGGACTGATTTAACTACTTAATAAATCGAAAATctaaaaaactgaaattgtttttaaataaatgcaatccTTGTTTCTTTGTGAAACGCACGAATTATTTTGTTGGCAGTCATCTCGATGAAATCCCTTGGAAACTGTGGCTTAAAGAGGACAAAAAGATGATCACAGGAATGAAGCAACTGAGAACACTCTGATTCCCTCAGTATCGCAGGCTCTCATTAagtatttctctctctctccatttccctctctctctcccgctctctctttaCTGCTGCCAGCATGTGGGCCAGATAACTTTCTTCCCATTTCTGATGTCCTGatagaatatttcaaattttcatcttacctaaaataaataaagtataaatttaaaatactacaattaaaaaaatgagcattatattatttatacttactattaagtaaaaaaaaacttttataatgTGTAATAAATTGAATCCTTGTTTCTTTATGAAACACTCGATTTATTTTGATGGTTATCATCTCAACGAGCTTCCTTAGAAAGCGGATGAAATAGCAGGCGGACATAATCAAGTAGGTAGATGATCACAAGAATGAAGCAGCTGAGAACGCTCTAATTCACTCAATGTGTTAGACTCTCATTGATATTGCgtctttatctctctctctctctctgtctccctctatctttctttcattgtttctctctctctctttccgtTAACTGCTGCAAGTAGTAGATTTCAAGCAGCCTTCTTCCCATTTGTGGTCTCCTggtagtatatttcaaatttacatCTCACATggaataaagtaaaataaattataaaattaaaatcaaattattaaagtttgcttttattatttatacttagTAGATGAAGAAATCCTTGTTCCTTTTTCTCGACTAAGTCCCTTGAAAACTGTGGCTTAATGCAGGCGAAATACCAGGCGCTCATAATAAAGTATCTCTGagctctctttcgctctctctttctttttctctctatctcattCTCTCGGTTAACTGCTGAGCTTTTAAGTAACTTTCTTGCCATTTCTGGTCTCCtggtaaaatatttcaaatttgtatctcacctgaaataaagtaaaaaaaattgataaaactaaaatacaaattattaaaatgttcctatattatttatacttggttgataagcaaattaaaaaaaaaaaactttttatttattttaaatatcatttaaaaatacaaatatattatgataagcaggaaaatatttaatgctctAAAAGATAAAATGATGAAACTTAAAAGGAAACAGTATTTACTATTTAACGTAATTGCGGAATTAAATAGCAACAAAGCA
Coding sequences:
- the LOC117564321 gene encoding homeobox even-skipped homolog protein 2, which encodes MQSSKSFLIRDLLGDLINRRQTDSEIELSNDESDIDIEDRSSPDSTANGCRERDRDRDQELLLHHSHSHSHHYNHNDESSVESCGTATPGPPGAGSNAGLSAAAAAAGMAAGLLAAAAAGDNGGGPGGGGGNLGGAGGGSGSYAEHKLQLSKSGRKPRRRRTAFTHAQLAYLERKFRCQKYLSVADRSDVAETLNLSETQVKTWYQNRRTKWKRQNQLRLEQLRHQATLEKDFVVQENGGGGGGGLGCCPSGLSSSFSAAAAAAAAASNPCNFLTSAAAAAIFRNVGYVHGCPM